A genome region from Coffea arabica cultivar ET-39 chromosome 7e, Coffea Arabica ET-39 HiFi, whole genome shotgun sequence includes the following:
- the LOC140011340 gene encoding uncharacterized protein — MDLDLAVRDDSSPSLTDQSTSDEKRDKERWERSNRLCLMIIKKAVPEAFRGTMSDSHVTAKEFLQDIEKRRFSEYGYIYLISKKSQSLDVFKNFKAEVENQLNKRIKSVRSDRGGPFAKYLEKCGIVPQYTMPGSPTMNDVTERRNRTLKDMVSSVINPVLDLIPELDHDITNQDNVEEQTLPFQEPVPLRRSIRERRSAVPNDYIIFLQEHEDDSGLMEDDPINFRQAMKSSNSQKWIDVMNEEIKSMKDNDVWDLVPLPEGAKPIGCK, encoded by the exons ATGGATCTCGACCTTGCGGTAAGGGATGATTCTTCCCCATCTCTTACAGATCAGAGTACCTCTGATGAAAAGAGGGATAAGGAAAGGTGGGAGAGATCAAATCGCTTGTGTCTGATGATCATAAAGAAGGCCGTTCCAGAAGCATTCAGAGGAACAATGTCAGATTCACATGTAACCGCTAAAGAGTTCCTTCAGGACATCGAAAAAAG ACGATTTTCAGAATATGGCTACATATATCTCATTTCAAAAAAGTCACAGTCATTGGAcgtgttcaaaaattttaaagctGAAGTTGAGAATCAACTCAATAAGAGAATTAAAAGCGTCAGATCTGACCGTGGTG GACCATTTGCTAAATATCTAGAGAAATGCGGTATCGTCCCACAGTACACTATGCCAGGTTCACCCACTATGAATGATGTAACTGAAAGACGAAATAGAACACTTAAAGACATGGTAAGCA GTGTCATTAATCCTGTTCTGGATCTTATTCCTGAATTAGATCATGACATAACAAATCAAGACAATGTCGAAGAACAAACTCTTCCTTTCCAAGAACCAGTGCCATTAAGAAGATCCATTAGAGAAAGGAGAAGTGCAGTGCCAAATGATTACATTATTTTTCTCCAAGAACATGAGGATGACTCTGGATTGATGGAAGATGATCCAATCAACTTCCGTCAAGCCATGAAAAGttcaaattctcaaaagtgGATCGATGTCATGAATGAGgagattaaatccatgaaggacaATGATGTTTGGGATCTTGTCCCATTGCCAGAAGGTGCGAAACCCATTGGttgtaaatga